One window of Psychrobacillus sp. FSL H8-0483 genomic DNA carries:
- a CDS encoding SAM-dependent methyltransferase — MREQDHDRLLRIKTAGIREWQHQSAHYNRYEATPYMALEALFDEYMCTSSDRFVDFGCGKGRFSFYIHHHLHVSVTGVEMSGQLYQEALENQGRYMEKVKHSRASIRFEQILAEEYEVESKENRFYFFNPFSIQIFQKVISNILLSVENHPRSVDVILYYPTPEYIQFLEVNTAFEILREVRVPELYDQNSNERFLIYRYE, encoded by the coding sequence ATGAGAGAACAAGATCATGATCGATTACTACGTATTAAAACAGCAGGAATTCGTGAGTGGCAACATCAGTCTGCACATTACAATCGTTACGAAGCAACCCCTTATATGGCACTCGAGGCACTTTTTGATGAGTATATGTGTACAAGTTCAGACAGATTTGTAGATTTCGGATGCGGTAAAGGTCGATTCTCATTTTACATCCATCACCATCTTCACGTTTCTGTAACTGGAGTTGAAATGAGTGGGCAGTTGTATCAAGAAGCACTGGAAAACCAAGGTAGATATATGGAGAAGGTAAAACACTCTAGAGCATCGATTAGGTTTGAACAAATCCTTGCAGAGGAGTATGAGGTTGAATCGAAAGAAAATCGGTTTTATTTTTTCAATCCATTTTCCATTCAAATTTTTCAAAAGGTCATCAGTAATATTCTTCTGTCGGTTGAAAATCATCCACGTTCAGTCGATGTAATCTTGTATTATCCTACTCCAGAGTACATCCAGTTTCTCGAAGTGAATACTGCATTCGAAATACTGAGAGAAGTAAGGGTGCCTGAGTTATATGACCAAAATAGCAATGAGCGATTTTTAATATATAGATATGAATAG
- a CDS encoding SRPBCC family protein: MIATIQKESEIYTARYERHFHHSVEEVWSMLTDNEKLQQWFTELQVVDLRNGGLIKFDMQDGNFIDMKILDYEAFKILAFEWGEDIARFELSSVNDGCQLTFIETISSFSEQKVKDLAGWHVCLDVIEAILDGRTIASRKDQWKAWYVKYEELLEGLRKAGQKDARSF; the protein is encoded by the coding sequence ATGATTGCAACGATTCAAAAAGAAAGTGAAATCTATACCGCTCGTTACGAACGTCATTTCCATCATTCAGTTGAAGAAGTCTGGTCGATGTTGACAGATAATGAGAAGTTGCAACAATGGTTTACAGAACTTCAAGTGGTCGATTTACGCAATGGTGGCTTAATCAAATTTGATATGCAAGACGGGAATTTCATTGATATGAAAATTCTAGATTATGAAGCTTTCAAGATTTTGGCTTTTGAATGGGGAGAAGATATTGCCAGGTTTGAATTATCGTCTGTTAACGACGGTTGTCAATTAACCTTCATCGAAACTATCTCATCTTTCTCCGAGCAAAAAGTAAAAGATTTAGCTGGCTGGCATGTATGTCTAGATGTCATTGAAGCCATTTTAGATGGTCGCACAATAGCGTCTAGAAAAGATCAGTGGAAAGCTTGGTATGTGAAATACGAGGAGCTTCTGGAAGGGTTAAGAAAAGCCGGGCAAAAAGACGCCCGATCCTTTTAA
- a CDS encoding LysR family transcriptional regulator: protein MYYDALKTFVTLVETKNFTRAAEFLHISQPSVSVHIKNLEAEFQTELLIRSPKVLKITPTGEILYERAKQILSMYEQTQKDILEHHHDIIGKLIIGASFTIGEYVLPPLLVELHAKYPNLEIEVFIGNTEEIVQSVRLLNVDIGLIEGQTNDRELLVEPFMEDELFIVGSIQHELVSKEAVNMADLQNQTWFMREEGSGTREYLKHMIRSNGLKVKSILTISSNQGIKEMIIHSGQGLSLLSIHTIKRDVQQHNLSILPLSHPAFKRLFSCVCSPVMENKRHVMAFKNILRQKTKL from the coding sequence GTGTACTATGATGCCCTTAAAACATTTGTAACGCTAGTAGAAACAAAAAATTTTACAAGAGCCGCTGAGTTCCTTCACATCTCACAACCGAGTGTAAGTGTGCATATAAAAAACTTAGAAGCCGAATTTCAAACGGAACTGCTTATACGCTCACCAAAAGTATTAAAAATCACCCCTACTGGTGAAATTTTATATGAGCGAGCTAAACAAATACTTTCCATGTATGAACAAACGCAAAAAGATATCCTCGAACATCACCATGACATTATTGGAAAGCTCATCATTGGTGCAAGCTTTACTATAGGTGAATACGTTCTTCCGCCATTACTCGTGGAACTTCATGCGAAGTATCCAAATCTTGAAATAGAAGTATTTATAGGAAATACGGAAGAAATTGTTCAATCGGTTCGACTGCTTAATGTCGATATTGGGTTGATAGAGGGTCAAACAAATGATAGAGAATTGCTAGTAGAGCCTTTCATGGAGGATGAATTATTCATCGTTGGATCAATACAGCATGAGTTAGTTTCAAAAGAGGCAGTTAATATGGCAGATCTTCAAAACCAAACATGGTTCATGAGGGAAGAAGGCTCTGGGACGCGAGAATATTTAAAACATATGATTCGTTCCAATGGTTTAAAGGTGAAATCTATACTTACTATTAGTAGTAACCAAGGGATTAAAGAAATGATTATTCATAGCGGGCAAGGGTTGTCACTTCTGTCCATCCATACGATAAAAAGAGATGTTCAGCAGCATAATCTTTCTATCCTACCCCTTAGTCATCCAGCCTTCAAGCGATTGTTTTCCTGTGTATGCTCACCTGTGATGGAAAACAAACGACATGTAATGGCATTTAAAAATATATTACGACAAAAAACAAAACTCTAG
- a CDS encoding CapA family protein: MIGDILLHLPLYNYASFLPSFEPVREELESIDFLLANQESIPAGVEFGLSGYPDFASPAHIISDLKTIGVDMVSMANNHTLDQKEAGVLAAINNMKTYDMPYIGAYESFEDLQTDRIIQVENINFGFLSYTYGTNGHETPSEKDYLVNRIDVEKIAKDIRSLKPKVDFVVVNMHWGNEYELEPTDNQKQLASAIADAGADIIFGHHPHVIQPYEVITTGSGHRTHVFYSLGNFFSAQKMENTNVGGIAKLEILKKSINGKQVLSIENPTFISTAVVKGEPYTVNLLVNVENQIGKTDKWVQQHVFGSCNCQSK; encoded by the coding sequence ATGATTGGAGATATTTTGTTGCATCTTCCATTATACAATTATGCAAGCTTTCTTCCTTCTTTTGAACCGGTAAGAGAAGAGTTGGAGTCAATCGATTTTTTATTAGCAAATCAAGAGTCTATTCCAGCAGGCGTTGAGTTTGGCTTATCTGGGTACCCAGACTTTGCTAGCCCAGCACATATTATAAGTGACTTGAAAACGATCGGTGTTGACATGGTATCGATGGCGAATAATCACACACTTGACCAAAAGGAAGCGGGTGTTTTGGCAGCCATAAACAATATGAAAACATACGATATGCCTTATATTGGCGCTTATGAATCGTTCGAGGATTTACAAACAGATCGTATCATTCAAGTAGAGAATATTAACTTTGGATTTCTCAGTTATACTTACGGTACGAATGGTCATGAAACGCCAAGTGAAAAGGATTATTTGGTGAACCGAATCGATGTAGAAAAAATTGCAAAGGATATTCGTTCCTTGAAGCCAAAAGTGGATTTTGTTGTAGTAAATATGCATTGGGGAAATGAGTATGAGCTTGAACCAACCGACAACCAGAAGCAACTAGCAAGTGCAATTGCGGATGCAGGCGCAGACATTATCTTTGGTCATCATCCTCATGTTATTCAGCCTTATGAGGTGATAACGACAGGTAGTGGTCACCGAACGCATGTGTTTTATTCGTTAGGGAATTTCTTTTCAGCACAAAAAATGGAGAACACGAACGTCGGTGGAATTGCAAAGTTAGAGATTTTGAAAAAAAGCATCAACGGCAAGCAAGTGTTAAGTATCGAGAATCCTACTTTCATATCAACAGCTGTTGTGAAGGGAGAACCTTATACGGTGAATTTGCTTGTAAACGTGGAAAATCAGATCGGCAAAACGGATAAATGGGTGCAGCAACATGTATTTGGTAGTTGTAATTGTCAATCTAAATAA
- a CDS encoding YeiH family protein yields MKEKANTFKMNRSFFYGIGITLVIAILAKLLSGVPFLSIMGQLVIAIILGMVWSATIGVPTQFQSGVSFSSKKLLRLGIILLGMRLNLADIYHAGLSVFLIALINILFALFVVYGFSRLFGVDKKLGILTACGTAICGAAAIVAIAPQVKANDEETAIGVATIAILGTLFTLVYTFLYPIMNLTSSGYGVFAGGTLHEIAHVIAAAEPGGSDAVDLAVIVKLTRVALLVPIALVIGFIVQKGEKGDSKSKFSMSSIPWFIIGFLVMSGIHTLGIIPEELASFIVSVAYLLIGMAMAGLGLNIDIRTFKKLGVKPFAAGLIGSILLSILGYALVFAFHLNV; encoded by the coding sequence ATGAAAGAGAAAGCTAATACATTTAAAATGAACCGGTCATTTTTTTACGGCATAGGTATTACACTGGTTATTGCTATATTAGCAAAATTATTATCCGGAGTTCCGTTTTTATCTATTATGGGACAATTAGTGATTGCTATTATATTAGGTATGGTTTGGAGCGCAACAATTGGTGTACCAACGCAGTTTCAAAGCGGTGTTTCTTTTTCAAGTAAAAAGTTGTTGCGATTAGGAATTATTTTATTGGGTATGCGGTTAAATTTAGCGGATATTTATCATGCTGGATTAAGTGTATTTTTAATTGCTCTTATTAATATTCTTTTTGCTTTATTTGTTGTATATGGATTTTCTCGTTTGTTTGGGGTAGATAAGAAGTTAGGTATTCTAACGGCTTGTGGGACAGCGATTTGCGGAGCGGCAGCAATTGTAGCGATAGCACCGCAAGTGAAAGCGAATGACGAAGAAACTGCCATAGGGGTTGCAACAATTGCTATACTTGGTACGTTATTTACGTTAGTATATACTTTTCTTTATCCTATCATGAATTTAACTTCTAGCGGATACGGTGTATTTGCTGGTGGGACATTACATGAAATAGCACACGTTATAGCTGCAGCGGAACCAGGAGGAAGCGATGCTGTGGATCTTGCTGTAATTGTGAAGCTCACGCGAGTAGCACTTTTAGTACCAATTGCTTTAGTTATAGGTTTTATTGTGCAAAAAGGAGAAAAAGGTGACTCGAAAAGTAAGTTTTCTATGTCCAGTATACCTTGGTTTATCATTGGATTTTTAGTAATGAGTGGTATTCACACGCTGGGGATTATTCCTGAAGAACTTGCTAGTTTTATTGTTTCAGTTGCATATCTACTTATTGGAATGGCAATGGCTGGGCTTGGGTTAAATATTGACATAAGAACATTTAAAAAGTTGGGCGTAAAGCCTTTTGCTGCTGGTCTGATCGGCTCTATTTTATTATCTATTCTAGGGTACGCACTTGTTTTCGCATTTCATTTAAATGTTTAG